The Gemmatimonadaceae bacterium genome includes a window with the following:
- a CDS encoding DUF1080 domain-containing protein, which translates to MKHSVRAVLAIALASGVGACAPPQQMSQRGAAGPVTAGPWHSLFDGKTMDQWRGYRNADISAWHVVDGTITKDTTTSDIVTRTQYANFELEIDWKISKGGNSGIFYRGTEEYDHIYWTAPEFQLLDDANAPDGRDRLTAAGSDYAVYPSPAGIVKPAGEWNSTRIIVNGNHVEHWLNGRKLLAYDLGSPDWVARVKTSKFNDWPDYGKAAIGLIGIQGDHDGELSLRNIRIRELH; encoded by the coding sequence ATGAAGCATTCCGTCCGGGCGGTTCTGGCCATCGCGCTTGCGTCCGGGGTTGGGGCCTGCGCCCCGCCGCAGCAAATGTCGCAGCGCGGCGCCGCCGGCCCAGTTACGGCCGGCCCGTGGCACTCCCTGTTCGACGGCAAGACCATGGACCAGTGGCGCGGATACCGCAACGCGGACATCTCGGCGTGGCACGTTGTGGACGGCACGATCACCAAGGACACCACGACCAGCGACATCGTGACGCGAACCCAGTACGCGAACTTCGAACTCGAGATCGATTGGAAGATCAGTAAAGGCGGCAACTCGGGCATCTTCTACCGCGGGACCGAGGAATACGACCACATCTACTGGACGGCGCCGGAATTCCAGTTGCTCGACGACGCCAACGCACCCGACGGTCGCGACCGCCTCACCGCGGCCGGCTCCGACTATGCCGTGTACCCGTCGCCGGCCGGCATCGTGAAGCCGGCCGGTGAGTGGAACTCCACGCGCATCATCGTGAACGGCAACCACGTCGAACACTGGCTCAACGGACGGAAGCTGCTCGCGTACGACCTGGGCAGCCCCGACTGGGTCGCTCGTGTCAAGACGAGCAAATTCAACGACTGGCCCGACTACGGAAAAGCGGCCATCGGCCTCATCGGCATCCAGGGCGATCACGACGGCGAGCTGTCGCTGCGCAACATCCGGATCCGGGAACTTCACTAA
- a CDS encoding Gfo/Idh/MocA family oxidoreductase → MSHKKFTRREFVSDASKLALGAVVLPNAFPTIVPRHVLGGPGYTAPSDQLQVAIVGFGGMGSQNALELSKTEHIVAVCDVDLAFSATNVASKLKTGEGVDRPDGAELKRQFDAATKYTDWRVMLDKQKDIEGVVVATPDHNHAVVANAAMLAGKAVYVQKPLTYSVYESRVLRATAAKTGVKTQMGNQGHSGDGARLINEWIQAGVIGTVHEAHVWTNRPWGYWPQGIPRPAKATPEQAARLGKSWSQGGVDNILANAMAGDYPMPDGLRWDMYLGPVAEDIVYHPIYHPFNWRGWTDFGCGALGDMGAHLIDHPYWALGLTQPTSIEASSTPWGTSVIPPAPGEMGPDGKPARPHRVPVTYPLSTTVHYEFPAVGSRPPVKLFWYDGGLFPPRPDVLPDEVKLQSDGGGLFIGEKGILHYDTYGENPHCYPEELMDVARAVPKTIPRITVSHERNWALAVKGLAAESSPISYASQLTETMLLGVIALRAGQGKKIYYDAENMRVTNMPEIDHYLSRQFRAGWAI, encoded by the coding sequence ATGTCACACAAGAAGTTCACTCGTCGCGAATTCGTGTCCGACGCCAGCAAGCTGGCCCTCGGTGCCGTGGTGCTGCCGAACGCGTTTCCGACCATCGTGCCGCGCCACGTGCTGGGCGGTCCGGGCTACACCGCCCCCAGCGACCAGCTCCAAGTGGCCATCGTCGGCTTCGGGGGCATGGGCTCGCAGAACGCGCTCGAACTCTCCAAGACCGAGCACATCGTCGCCGTGTGCGACGTGGATCTGGCCTTCTCGGCCACCAACGTCGCATCCAAACTGAAGACCGGCGAGGGTGTCGACCGCCCCGACGGGGCAGAGCTCAAACGGCAGTTCGATGCGGCCACCAAGTATACCGACTGGCGGGTGATGCTCGACAAGCAGAAGGACATCGAGGGAGTGGTGGTCGCGACCCCGGACCACAACCACGCCGTGGTGGCCAACGCCGCCATGCTCGCCGGTAAGGCCGTATACGTTCAGAAACCACTAACGTATTCGGTATACGAATCCCGTGTGTTGCGGGCAACGGCGGCCAAGACCGGCGTCAAGACGCAGATGGGCAACCAGGGGCATTCGGGCGACGGTGCCCGGTTGATCAACGAGTGGATCCAGGCCGGCGTGATCGGGACCGTGCACGAGGCGCACGTGTGGACGAATCGCCCGTGGGGCTACTGGCCGCAGGGCATTCCCCGTCCGGCCAAGGCAACTCCGGAGCAGGCGGCGCGCCTGGGCAAGAGCTGGAGCCAGGGCGGCGTGGACAACATCCTCGCCAATGCCATGGCCGGGGACTATCCGATGCCCGACGGATTACGGTGGGACATGTACCTGGGCCCCGTGGCCGAGGACATCGTCTACCACCCCATCTATCATCCGTTCAACTGGCGCGGGTGGACTGATTTCGGGTGCGGTGCCCTGGGCGACATGGGCGCGCACCTGATCGACCACCCGTACTGGGCGCTCGGGCTCACGCAGCCCACGAGCATCGAGGCGAGCTCGACCCCCTGGGGCACGAGCGTCATACCGCCGGCTCCGGGCGAGATGGGCCCGGACGGCAAGCCGGCCCGCCCGCACCGCGTGCCGGTCACGTACCCGCTGTCGACGACGGTGCACTATGAGTTCCCAGCCGTCGGCAGCCGGCCGCCGGTCAAGCTGTTCTGGTACGACGGCGGGCTGTTCCCACCTCGCCCCGACGTGCTCCCCGACGAGGTGAAATTGCAGAGCGACGGCGGGGGCCTGTTCATCGGCGAGAAGGGCATCCTCCACTACGATACCTACGGCGAGAACCCGCACTGTTACCCCGAAGAACTCATGGACGTGGCGCGCGCCGTGCCCAAGACCATTCCGCGGATCACGGTCAGTCACGAGCGCAATTGGGCCCTGGCGGTCAAGGGACTGGCTGCCGAGAGTTCGCCGATATCGTATGCGTCCCAGTTGACCGAAACGATGCTGCTCGGCGTAATCGCGCTGCGGGCCGGACAGGGCAAGAAGATCTACTACGATGCCGAGAACATGCGGGTGACCAACATGCCTGAAATCGATCATTACCTGTCGCGCCAGTTCCGCGCCGGCTGGGCGATCTGA
- a CDS encoding alpha-L-fucosidase, protein MDRRSFVFTGAAALAGCWLPVRGGPPAPATPRRPVPTPAQFAWQRDELAMFCHFGVNTFTDREWGDGTENPAIFNPAALDARQWARAARAAGFRAMILTAKHHDGFCLWPTATTAHSVASSPWRGGHGDVVREFVDACRAEGLRAGLYLSPWDRNNPAYGNSPRYNDLYCDQLTELLTRYGSIAEVWFDGANGEGPNGRKQVYDWPRFWSTVRRFQPDAVIFSDAGPDVRWCGNERGAAGDPNWSTVNPAVVTYPGESGPQVIPSLQHGDPAGSVWRPAEADVSIRPGWFYHPAENEHVRTVESLLDLYFSSVGRNAKLLLNVPPTREGLLYHSDVERLAAFRARRDAVFAHDLAAGADSGWTRTSARTAELSLELAAPATATVARIEEPVAHGQAVARYTLYGSDGADWSVLTRGTTIGYAKLDRFPSTRVRKIRLVIEEAAAPPAPVVMRLYAGA, encoded by the coding sequence ATGGACCGTCGGTCGTTCGTGTTCACGGGCGCCGCGGCGCTGGCCGGATGCTGGCTGCCGGTGCGCGGCGGCCCGCCCGCACCCGCCACCCCGCGGCGGCCCGTTCCCACCCCCGCCCAGTTCGCCTGGCAACGAGACGAGTTGGCCATGTTCTGCCACTTCGGGGTGAATACGTTCACCGACCGCGAGTGGGGCGATGGGACCGAGAATCCGGCGATCTTCAATCCCGCGGCGCTCGATGCGCGGCAGTGGGCACGCGCCGCCCGCGCCGCTGGCTTCCGCGCCATGATCCTCACCGCCAAGCACCACGATGGCTTCTGCCTTTGGCCCACTGCGACGACCGCGCATTCGGTGGCCTCTAGCCCCTGGCGCGGTGGCCACGGCGACGTGGTGCGCGAGTTTGTGGACGCCTGCCGCGCGGAAGGGCTGCGCGCTGGCCTCTACCTCTCGCCGTGGGACCGCAACAACCCGGCCTACGGGAATTCGCCCCGCTACAACGATCTCTACTGCGATCAACTCACGGAGTTGCTCACCCGCTACGGGTCGATCGCCGAAGTCTGGTTCGACGGCGCCAACGGCGAGGGGCCCAACGGCCGGAAGCAGGTCTATGACTGGCCACGCTTCTGGAGCACGGTACGGCGCTTCCAGCCGGACGCCGTGATCTTCTCCGACGCCGGGCCCGACGTCCGGTGGTGCGGCAACGAGCGCGGCGCGGCGGGTGATCCCAACTGGTCCACCGTGAACCCGGCAGTCGTGACCTATCCCGGCGAGAGCGGCCCGCAGGTGATCCCCTCGCTCCAGCACGGTGATCCCGCCGGGTCGGTTTGGCGCCCAGCCGAGGCCGACGTGTCCATTCGCCCGGGCTGGTTCTATCACCCGGCCGAAAACGAGCACGTCCGGACGGTGGAGTCACTCCTCGACTTGTACTTCTCGTCGGTGGGCCGCAATGCCAAGCTGCTGCTCAACGTGCCGCCCACGCGCGAAGGCCTGCTGTACCATAGCGATGTGGAGCGACTGGCGGCCTTCCGCGCACGGCGCGATGCGGTGTTCGCTCACGATCTAGCGGCCGGCGCGGACAGTGGGTGGACGCGGACATCAGCACGCACCGCGGAGCTGTCGCTCGAATTGGCCGCTCCGGCTACCGCGACCGTGGCGCGGATCGAAGAGCCGGTGGCGCACGGACAGGCTGTGGCCCGCTACACCCTCTACGGCTCCGACGGCGCCGATTGGTCGGTGCTCACGCGTGGCACCACGATCGGCTACGCCAAGCTTGACCGGTTCCCGTCCACGCGAGTGCGGAAGATCCGCCTGGTGATCGAGGAGGCGGCAGCGCCGCCTGCGCCCGTCGTGATGCGGCTCTACGCCGGCGCCTAG
- a CDS encoding glutathione peroxidase has protein sequence MSIYEIAVTGIDGTVGTLAPYRGNLLLIVNVASKCGFTPQYEGLETLYRNYRARGFTVLGFPCDQFGHQEPGSEQEIAKFCTDTYHVTFPLFAKIDVNGPLVHPLYRLLKSEQAGLLGTGAIKWNFTKFLVGRDGTVLKRYAPSAPPASIGKDIDALIASPV, from the coding sequence ATGAGCATTTACGAAATCGCAGTCACGGGCATTGATGGCACGGTGGGCACGCTCGCACCCTACCGCGGCAACCTGCTGCTGATCGTGAACGTGGCCAGTAAGTGCGGATTCACGCCGCAGTACGAAGGGCTCGAGACCCTGTATCGCAACTACCGCGCGCGCGGGTTTACGGTGTTGGGGTTCCCGTGTGACCAGTTCGGACATCAGGAGCCGGGCAGCGAACAGGAGATCGCGAAGTTCTGCACCGATACCTACCACGTGACCTTCCCATTGTTCGCCAAGATCGACGTGAACGGTCCACTCGTCCACCCGCTCTACCGGCTCCTCAAGTCGGAGCAGGCAGGACTGCTCGGCACCGGCGCCATCAAGTGGAACTTCACGAAGTTTCTCGTGGGCCGGGACGGAACGGTGCTCAAGCGCTACGCGCCCTCCGCCCCACCGGCAAGCATCGGCAAGGACATCGACGCGTTGATCGCGTCGCCGGTCTAG
- a CDS encoding class I SAM-dependent methyltransferase: MTDWDERFAEAEYAYGTEPNAFLAAVACRIPRGPVLCLAEGQGRNATFLARQGYRVTAVDQSAVGLARARDLAARHGVEIECIQADLAEYVIEPRAWAGIVSIFVHLPAALRGHVYRGATAGLRPGGVLVVEAYSPRQLIFDTGGPRTAERLVARPALVAELAGLDLLLAQDAEREVVEGKYHRGMAAVVQVLARKPDA; encoded by the coding sequence GTGACCGACTGGGACGAACGCTTCGCCGAAGCCGAATACGCGTACGGCACCGAGCCCAACGCGTTTCTGGCCGCCGTCGCCTGCCGCATCCCGCGCGGGCCAGTGCTCTGCTTGGCCGAGGGCCAGGGGCGCAACGCGACCTTTCTCGCGCGACAGGGCTACCGCGTGACCGCCGTCGACCAGTCGGCGGTGGGGCTCGCTCGCGCGCGCGACCTCGCGGCGCGCCACGGAGTGGAGATCGAATGCATCCAGGCCGATCTCGCCGAATACGTCATCGAGCCCCGCGCATGGGCAGGCATCGTCTCCATTTTCGTGCACCTGCCAGCGGCCCTGCGCGGCCACGTCTATCGCGGCGCCACCGCCGGCCTCCGTCCTGGCGGCGTCCTGGTGGTGGAGGCCTACTCGCCCCGCCAATTGATCTTCGACACGGGCGGCCCGCGGACAGCCGAGCGTCTCGTGGCGCGGCCGGCGCTGGTGGCCGAGTTGGCGGGACTCGACCTCCTGCTCGCGCAGGACGCGGAGCGCGAGGTGGTCGAGGGCAAGTACCATCGCGGAATGGCGGCAGTGGTTCAGGTGCTGGCACGCAAACCGGATGCGTGA
- a CDS encoding HNH endonuclease signature motif containing protein, translating into MRYLSRAYDRPPPFHLRTPVTDNPTRRGTHSPSSAQSKPVGHTRPAGNAAHGKSGAKSGASGRSRRRGGSGRRGGHGPGRASQETSLPTTRAAYLETRRWLLAQHGSVCAYCERRMDPDLITLDHATPRRGKTAYDRRDNLLLSCQECNAKKKDQSFLAFLLGRRGRAASVVRYGQHLSPMLLHMAREVAGPEATARAERLADPDYPYSD; encoded by the coding sequence ATGCGCTATCTTTCCCGGGCATATGACCGGCCACCTCCATTCCACCTCCGCACGCCGGTGACGGACAACCCCACCAGGCGCGGCACGCATTCGCCGTCCTCAGCCCAATCCAAACCGGTCGGCCACACCCGCCCGGCGGGCAACGCCGCCCACGGAAAATCGGGCGCCAAGTCCGGTGCCTCCGGGCGCTCGCGCCGGCGCGGCGGGTCGGGCCGACGTGGCGGGCACGGTCCGGGCCGCGCGTCGCAGGAAACGTCGCTTCCCACCACGCGCGCCGCGTATCTGGAAACGCGCCGCTGGCTCCTCGCGCAGCACGGATCGGTGTGCGCGTATTGCGAACGCCGGATGGACCCCGACCTCATCACGCTCGACCACGCCACGCCACGACGCGGCAAGACCGCATACGACCGTCGCGACAACCTGCTGCTCTCCTGTCAGGAGTGCAACGCCAAGAAAAAGGACCAATCGTTCCTCGCCTTTCTGCTCGGCCGCCGTGGACGCGCTGCGAGCGTGGTGCGATACGGCCAGCACCTCAGCCCCATGCTGCTGCACATGGCCCGCGAAGTCGCCGGCCCCGAAGCCACGGCGCGCGCCGAACGGTTGGCGGATCCCGACTATCCCTACAGTGACTGA
- a CDS encoding glycoside hydrolase family 3 N-terminal domain-containing protein, producing the protein MTHCRFRAFAAALALVAAALPAHAQRATAPVYRDAAAPIDARVRDLMGRMTLEDKFWQLFMIPGNRDDVADDYSHGIFGLQISEAPAGDTVPLADAARRQAERINAIQRYFTDSTRLGIPIIPFDEAVHGLVREGATVFPQAIALAATWDTTLMGRVAGAIAQETRSRGVRQVLSPVINIASDVRWGRVEESYGEDPYLTSAMARNFIEPFERAGVIATPKHFVANVGEGGRDSYPIDWDARVLDEYYLPPFKAAVTQAHAGAVMTAYNSVDGIPATQNRALLTGQLKRGWGFTGFVISDAAATGGPTVLQHTEASTATATRDAFNAGLDVVFQSSYQQYRPYLAAFQRGLVPRAVVDSSVARVLRAKFRLGLFDHPFVDPDRAAAENGSAAHLALARQAAREAIVLLKNDRGLLPLSPTVGSVAVIGDDAVEARLGGYSGPGLRRVSILDALRDRMGSARVRYAPGPGRSAVKYVVVPGAQLASIEHGRGEPGLHGEYWDNNRFDGPPRLVRTDRDVDFGWTLNSPGPGIPFDWYSARWTGAITVPAGGVHRLGVEGNDGYRLYLDGTLVVDDWKKQSYGTHVADVNLAPGSTHTIRLEYFESTGNARVKLVWDAGVPDDWRAEIDSAVAAARASDVAVVAVGIEEGEFRDRALLGLPGHQEQLIGAVAATGTPTVVVLIGGSAITMSGWLDRVGAVLDAWYPGEQGGPAVADVLFGDADPAGRLPITFPVAEGQLPLVYDHQPTGRGDDYVDLTGQPLFPFGFGLSYTTFDYSGLVISPDTIGTAGTAFVRCTVKNTGARAGDEVVQLYIHDVLASVGRPVMQLEGFRRVHLEPGDSAMVTFRLDRDKLHLLNTDRRWVVEPGAFRVMVGASSKDIRLRGTLTVR; encoded by the coding sequence ATGACCCATTGCCGATTCCGAGCCTTCGCCGCCGCGCTCGCCCTGGTGGCCGCCGCCCTGCCGGCCCATGCGCAACGCGCCACCGCGCCCGTCTATCGCGATGCCGCGGCGCCGATCGATGCCCGCGTGCGCGACCTGATGGGGCGTATGACCCTCGAAGACAAGTTCTGGCAGTTGTTCATGATTCCCGGGAACCGGGACGATGTCGCCGACGACTATTCGCATGGCATCTTCGGCTTGCAGATCTCCGAAGCGCCGGCCGGCGACACCGTGCCGCTCGCCGACGCGGCGCGCCGCCAGGCCGAGCGGATCAATGCCATCCAACGGTACTTCACGGACAGTACCAGGCTCGGAATCCCGATCATTCCGTTCGACGAGGCGGTGCACGGATTGGTGCGCGAAGGGGCTACGGTTTTTCCGCAGGCGATCGCCCTGGCGGCGACGTGGGACACGACGCTCATGGGGCGCGTGGCCGGTGCCATCGCGCAGGAGACGCGCAGCCGCGGCGTCCGCCAGGTGCTCTCGCCCGTGATCAACATCGCCAGCGATGTGCGGTGGGGCCGGGTCGAGGAGTCGTACGGCGAGGATCCGTATCTCACCTCGGCGATGGCGCGCAACTTCATCGAACCGTTCGAGCGCGCCGGCGTGATCGCGACTCCCAAACACTTCGTGGCCAACGTCGGGGAGGGCGGGCGGGACAGTTATCCGATCGATTGGGACGCCCGGGTACTGGACGAGTACTATCTGCCGCCGTTCAAGGCGGCGGTCACGCAGGCGCACGCTGGCGCCGTGATGACCGCGTACAACTCCGTGGACGGCATTCCCGCGACGCAGAACCGCGCGCTGCTCACCGGCCAACTCAAACGCGGTTGGGGATTCACGGGGTTCGTCATCTCGGATGCGGCGGCCACGGGCGGTCCGACGGTGCTGCAGCACACCGAAGCGAGCACGGCGACGGCCACCCGGGACGCGTTCAACGCCGGCCTCGACGTGGTATTCCAGTCATCGTATCAACAATACCGGCCGTATCTCGCGGCGTTTCAGCGCGGGCTGGTGCCGCGTGCCGTCGTCGATTCGTCGGTGGCGAGGGTGCTGCGTGCCAAGTTCCGGCTCGGCCTGTTCGACCATCCCTTCGTGGACCCCGACCGCGCCGCCGCGGAGAACGGCAGCGCCGCGCACCTTGCGCTGGCCCGGCAGGCGGCGCGCGAAGCGATCGTGCTGCTCAAGAACGACCGCGGGCTGCTGCCGTTGTCGCCGACTGTGGGCTCGGTGGCCGTGATCGGGGATGACGCGGTGGAGGCGCGGCTGGGTGGGTACAGCGGCCCAGGCCTCCGGCGGGTATCGATCCTGGATGCGCTCCGCGACCGGATGGGCAGCGCGCGTGTCCGCTACGCGCCCGGCCCGGGACGCTCGGCGGTCAAGTATGTGGTCGTGCCGGGCGCGCAACTCGCGAGCATCGAACACGGGCGCGGTGAGCCAGGCCTCCATGGAGAGTACTGGGACAACAACCGGTTCGACGGTCCGCCCCGGTTGGTGCGTACCGATCGCGACGTGGACTTTGGATGGACGCTCAACTCACCGGGGCCGGGCATCCCCTTCGACTGGTATTCCGCGCGCTGGACGGGCGCGATCACGGTACCCGCGGGTGGGGTGCACCGGCTCGGGGTCGAGGGCAACGACGGCTACCGGCTGTATCTCGACGGCACGTTGGTGGTGGACGACTGGAAGAAGCAGTCGTACGGCACGCACGTGGCCGACGTGAACCTGGCGCCCGGGAGCACGCACACCATCCGCCTCGAATACTTCGAGAGCACCGGCAACGCGCGGGTGAAGCTGGTCTGGGACGCCGGGGTGCCCGATGATTGGCGGGCGGAGATCGACAGTGCGGTGGCCGCTGCGCGCGCGAGCGACGTGGCCGTCGTGGCGGTCGGCATCGAGGAAGGCGAATTCCGCGACCGCGCACTGCTGGGCCTGCCGGGACATCAGGAACAACTCATAGGCGCGGTGGCCGCGACCGGCACGCCCACGGTGGTCGTGCTCATCGGCGGCAGCGCGATCACGATGTCGGGGTGGCTGGACCGGGTGGGCGCGGTGCTCGACGCGTGGTATCCGGGCGAACAGGGCGGACCGGCGGTGGCCGACGTGCTGTTCGGCGACGCGGACCCGGCCGGCCGGCTGCCGATCACCTTTCCCGTAGCCGAGGGGCAGCTCCCCCTGGTGTACGATCATCAGCCCACCGGCCGCGGCGACGATTACGTGGATCTCACCGGGCAACCGCTCTTTCCATTCGGGTTCGGACTGAGCTATACGACGTTCGACTATTCTGGGCTCGTGATCTCGCCCGACACCATCGGCACTGCCGGCACGGCCTTCGTGCGATGCACCGTGAAGAACACGGGCGCCCGCGCCGGAGACGAGGTGGTGCAGCTCTACATTCACGACGTGCTCGCGTCCGTCGGGCGGCCGGTCATGCAGCTCGAAGGATTCCGCCGGGTCCATCTCGAACCCGGCGATTCGGCGATGGTGACCTTCCGGCTCGACCGCGACAAGCTCCACCTGCTCAATACGGACCGGCGTTGGGTGGTCGAGCCCGGAGCGTTCCGCGTGATGGTGGGGGCCAGTTCCAAGGACATCCGGCTCCGCGGCACGCTCACCGTTCGCTGA
- a CDS encoding ABC-F family ATP-binding cassette domain-containing protein, whose protein sequence is MTLISFSGVGVDFGATMLFSDVTFTVGAGDRWGIVGRNGTGKTTLFRLLTGEMEPTRGAIARQPGTRASLLEQHRDFGEAITVWEAAAGELHELLTLERSLVDQAAALAHDSSPAAMDRYGRDLERFEHEGGYAVTSRIDAVLHGLGFDPAKARTTPVGVLSGGERGRLGLARQLMSNAQVLLLDEPTNHLDLETTQWLEQYIKDIDKTVLLVSHDRAFLAGTVDHVLHFEGGSATPYAAGYNAFVQQRAERRLTQQRAFEQQQRVIAQESDYIARNLAGQNTRQAKGRRKRLERLPRLSAPVEGDDAMALRFDVHQRGGDRVVQATDVTVKVGDRVLVEHFNGTLMRGDVLGLVGPNGAGKTTLIRALFGEHPVAGGELRIGNSIDAGWYRQDLSQVPLDKTIYGVIEDLRPTWERRFVQGHLGRFGFSGDEVQRRVDTLSGGERARVALAMLMLSRANLMVLDEPTNHLDVESIEALEDAVDAYDGTVILVSHDRELLRALTTKVWVLHERHITEFNDGFADWEGVSAERAHAASVRAAEDQALRRVHERKRVTAGKRDQAGVSDRPDPRKLLRAAERELGDAEADVERVEAEVQSLTTALEDPGLYARPDGVVEARRLGVSLETRKRTLDAALARWTAASENFETLSAATARDA, encoded by the coding sequence ATGACCCTCATCTCCTTCTCCGGCGTGGGCGTCGATTTCGGCGCCACCATGCTGTTCTCCGACGTCACGTTCACCGTGGGAGCCGGCGACCGGTGGGGCATCGTCGGCCGCAACGGCACCGGCAAGACAACGCTCTTCCGCTTACTCACCGGCGAGATGGAGCCCACCCGCGGTGCGATCGCACGGCAACCCGGCACGCGCGCATCGCTGCTCGAGCAGCATCGCGACTTTGGCGAGGCGATCACGGTGTGGGAGGCCGCGGCCGGTGAGCTGCACGAGCTCCTCACCCTCGAGCGGTCGCTGGTGGACCAGGCCGCCGCCCTCGCCCACGACTCCTCACCGGCGGCCATGGATCGTTACGGCCGCGACCTCGAACGGTTCGAGCACGAAGGCGGATACGCCGTTACGTCGCGCATCGACGCGGTGCTCCATGGGCTCGGGTTCGACCCCGCGAAGGCGCGCACGACTCCCGTCGGCGTGTTGAGCGGCGGCGAACGCGGCCGGCTGGGGCTGGCCCGCCAATTAATGAGCAACGCCCAGGTGTTGCTCCTCGACGAACCCACCAACCATCTGGATCTCGAGACCACGCAGTGGCTCGAACAATACATCAAAGACATCGACAAGACGGTGCTGCTGGTGAGCCACGACCGTGCCTTCCTGGCCGGCACCGTGGACCACGTCCTGCACTTCGAGGGCGGATCGGCCACGCCATATGCCGCCGGCTATAACGCCTTCGTGCAGCAGCGCGCAGAACGCCGGCTCACGCAGCAACGCGCCTTCGAGCAGCAGCAGCGCGTGATCGCTCAGGAGAGCGACTACATCGCGCGCAACCTCGCCGGCCAGAACACGCGCCAGGCCAAGGGACGACGCAAGCGGCTCGAGCGACTGCCGCGCCTGAGTGCCCCGGTGGAAGGCGACGACGCGATGGCGCTGCGCTTCGATGTGCACCAGCGGGGCGGCGACCGCGTGGTGCAGGCTACCGACGTCACGGTCAAGGTGGGCGACCGCGTGCTCGTGGAACACTTCAACGGTACGCTCATGCGCGGCGACGTCCTGGGACTTGTCGGCCCCAACGGGGCCGGCAAGACGACCCTCATCCGGGCGCTGTTCGGGGAGCATCCGGTGGCCGGCGGCGAGCTGCGTATCGGCAATTCGATCGACGCCGGCTGGTACCGTCAGGACCTCTCGCAGGTGCCACTCGATAAGACCATCTACGGCGTGATCGAGGATCTGCGCCCCACCTGGGAACGACGGTTCGTGCAGGGGCACCTCGGACGGTTCGGCTTCTCGGGTGACGAGGTGCAACGCCGCGTCGACACACTGTCGGGCGGCGAGCGCGCCCGCGTGGCGCTCGCCATGCTCATGCTCTCCCGGGCCAATCTGATGGTGCTGGATGAACCCACCAACCACCTCGACGTCGAATCGATCGAGGCGCTGGAAGACGCCGTCGACGCCTACGACGGCACGGTGATCCTGGTGAGCCACGACCGCGAACTGCTGCGCGCGTTGACCACCAAGGTGTGGGTGCTGCATGAGCGGCACATCACCGAATTCAACGACGGATTCGCCGACTGGGAGGGGGTGAGCGCCGAACGCGCACACGCCGCCTCGGTACGCGCGGCCGAGGATCAGGCGCTACGTCGGGTGCACGAGCGCAAGCGCGTCACGGCCGGCAAGCGGGACCAAGCGGGCGTATCCGATCGGCCCGATCCCCGCAAGCTCCTGCGCGCCGCCGAGCGCGAACTCGGCGACGCTGAGGCGGATGTCGAGCGGGTGGAGGCCGAGGTGCAGTCCCTTACGACGGCGCTCGAGGATCCCGGACTCTATGCCCGGCCCGATGGAGTGGTGGAGGCCAGACGCTTGGGGGTCAGTTTGGAGACGCGAAAGCGGACGCTGGACGCCGCGCTCGCGCGTTGGACCGCGGCCAGCGAGAACTTCGAGACGCTGTCAGCGGCCACGGCGCGCGACGCGTAG